In Eubacteriales bacterium mix99, the DNA window CCCAGCCGGCCTTTGTGATTCCCATCAGAATGGCAAACAAAACGCTGAGGGCAATGGCTCCTTCCTTCAACGTCCAGGGCTTCACAAAAAGGCGCTGATAGGTCTGCTCACTGAACAGTTTGTAGTCTTTACTGTCGGATTCCTCCGGCTTATCCTGCATGATTTCCGTATCACAGCCGGTAAAGGTGTGATTTGCCTTACGCTTTTTTTCATAAAGATAAGAAACTGCAATCACGATCCCGCAAAGCAGGGCGGTCAGGAGTATCGCACCCAAATATCCATTCAGACCGTCCCATGAAAACAAATCCGGGAAGAAGACGCCGCCTTTTTTCAATTTTTCTCCGACCGGTGTGGATACCCAGGAATCTTTTACCCAGGATGCGGTATTTTGAACCGGAAATCCCAGATAAACTCCCATGCCAAAGAACAACAGTGTTATAAGCGCCCGCGGAAATCCCGTCACCAGGTCCGTGAGTACACCAGAAGCACAGCAGGAGGAAAGTGCCATCCCAAAGCCGAACAGTACCCCACCGAGCATCAGTCCAAAATTGACCGGATTAACCCACAGATCATACGCAGTGGGATCCGAATTCATTAGAAATGCAGCACTCAACACGCTGCTGACAAGAAACATAAACATCATCGTTCTCATCAGTTTGGTCGATCCGGTACGGTACGCGCGGTTGACACTTCCCGCAAATCCTGTGTAAGCCCTTGTCAGCGCGTATCCAAGTCCCATGCCAACCACCAGCCGGAACAGGATACCGGACTTTAAAAAATTCTTTCCAAGTGCCAGAGCTGCCACAAAAACAGCAACTCCAAAAATTCGTTCTTTCTTTTCCATTTTTTCCAAACCTCCAGATGTTTCCCTATTGATAATTGCTATAAAGATTCTTCCGCCTTCTCCACGGGACAGCAGGCTGCTGCACCTCCGTCATGCTTTGATTTCAGCAGGCTACTGCCACTTCACTGCATATATTGGTTTTGGAGAATCGCAAGGATTTTTTCACGAAGCTCCCGGTATTCCGGCAAATATTCCACCCCTTCTTCCCCCTGGGA includes these proteins:
- a CDS encoding YeeE/YedE family protein — protein: MEKKERIFGVAVFVAALALGKNFLKSGILFRLVVGMGLGYALTRAYTGFAGSVNRAYRTGSTKLMRTMMFMFLVSSVLSAAFLMNSDPTAYDLWVNPVNFGLMLGGVLFGFGMALSSCCASGVLTDLVTGFPRALITLLFFGMGVYLGFPVQNTASWVKDSWVSTPVGEKLKKGGVFFPDLFSWDGLNGYLGAILLTALLCGIVIAVSYLYEKKRKANHTFTGCDTEIMQDKPEESDSKDYKLFSEQTYQRLFVKPWTLKEGAIALSVLFAILMGITKAGWGASTPYGIWFGKLLMAFGVSPQSVADFAKMEPGAYLQPFFQHGGSVQNFGIILGTAIYLLTAGSFTKSFREGLHLSFREVLVYALGGLAMGVGTRFSNGCNVGALYTPIANFSLSGWIFLIFLVLGGIAGNVFAKKVSGD